The genomic DNA ccAAATGGcttctgaagatctccagggaaggagactccacaacctctctgggcaacctatcccagtgctctgtcaccctcacagtaaagaagtttttctttctgttcagtgtttcagtttgtgcccgttgcctctcgtcctgttgctgggcaccactgagaagagtctggccccatcctcttgacacctccccccCCCGATACTGATgcacattggtcagatccccccccagtcttctcttgtccaggctgaacaggcccagctctctccctctttcctcataggagagatgctccagtcccctcatcatctttgttcCAATCACCAGATTGGAATCTCACTAACGCCACCTTGTTTCCACCCAAAGGCTGGTTTACGGAGACATCACAGAAAAGGCTGATTTCTTTAACTTCCTTCGGAATTAGCATCCTTCTGAATTCTGCCAAGTGGTATTTCCGACCTTATTACAGGGGGCAAAAAATTTGACTGCAGGACAAGAACCTGATCAAAGAGAAATCCCACTCCGGTCCGCACAGCTGCTGATTGTGAGAATGCGCAATGTCTCCTCCAAGACCTGCCATGCTTTGGGCTGGGTCAGCACCCAGGACTGCTATGGAGCCAGAAGCATTTTGGATACGCCCCAGCCAGACACCAGGGAGTCCACCCTGGCTTGAGATACATGGGAGAGGTTTGGCATGGTGGCATGGAAATATTGGTACGACCTGCTCAACACACGCAACACGGCCCTTCACCTCAGCCAGATTAGGTACGTCCGGCAGTCTTCAGAAATACAACGGAAAAGCATCGCTACAAACATTTGGGCGGCTCATTGTAAAATGAGGTTTTCCCTTCCCCAGACTGCGAGAGCAACTTCATTTCTTAACGAGACCGAAGGGGTGACTGTTCAGGGACCACCTGGCAGAAAGCTGCGTTTGGGCCCAGCTctgcccaaggcagcagggcGACCTCCGGCCGGGGCAGCCAGGAACCAGGACCTCGCCTGGGCTCCACAAGCTCCGCGGCCTTGAAGCCCCGCGGCTCCTCCTCGACCGTgaggtgaggtgggggggggggggtcagccccTCCCCCGGCGCCAACGGCTCCGGCCCCTCGCGCACCCCCTGGCGCGCGGGCGGAAAGCCGCTCCCGCGGCAGAGAGGCAAAAACAAGCGCCGCCGCCGGCTTCAGGCTCCGTGAGGAGCGGCTGACGGCTCCTCCCCGCGGGCTGCGCGACaccggccgccggccgcctcggcccgacccggcccgccccgcccgggcGGGGGTaccggccgccgccccctccgcgcGCCTGACGCAACCCCCGCCCCGCTTTGCCCCACGCGCGGCACCGCGAAACACCCCGGCCGCGTTGCATCACCCcgcgccgccaccaccgccgccgccgtgcccgctCCCACCAATcagcgagcggcggcggcctGTGCCGCCAATGAGAGGCCGCCtcccggccgggggggcggggcgcgcggcgcgcggcggcccggcctTTAAAGCGCCGCGGCGGCGCATGCCGCGCTACGAGCGCCTCGCGCTGCTGCCGTTGCTACCGTTATGCCGGGAGACTCGCTGCCTGccgaggagctgctgggccggccggagCTGGCGCCGCCCCCGCGGCAGGCGGACGGCGCGGAGCTGAAGGCGCCGTTGTGGATCTTCGGGTACGGCTCGCTGGTGTGGCGGCCGGGCTTCGAGTTCACGTCGCGCAAGGTGGGCTTCATCCGCGGCTACAGCCGCCGCTTCTGGCAGGGCGACACCTTCCACCGCGGCAGCGCGAAGACGGTGAGGGCGGGGCGCctcggcggccgttgggcgggcggggaggggggcggcggcggcggccccgcttcTAACGGCTTTGCCTCTCCCCACAGCCCGGCCGGGTGGTGACGCTGCTGGAGGACTGCGGGGTGAgtagggggccgcggcgggctggcggggAGAGGGGCGTGCAGCCGGCCGACTCCGGGCGGCGGTGCCCGCATCAGTAGCCGGCACTTGCTCATGTCAGCAGCCGAGTGCTTTTCTGccctgctgggggtggggggcgggttatcttgctctgcccctttctGTCATCAGTTCTGCAGTTTGTTCCCTGAACAGACTTCCACCAGCTAGCTGGTGCAGGAAGGAGCAGTTGAAGAACTAGATAGGTTTGCTTTGAAGCATAAATGGACTTGTTCATTGCAGTTACAGCATCACGTAACCACCTTGCTCTTATTTTAGGCATGCACCTGGGGTGTAGCCTATGAAGTCTGTGGAGAACAAATTGCTGCATCACTGCAGTATCTGAACATGCGAGAAGCTGTCCTGGGAGGCTATGACACCAAGTTGGTGAAGTTCCACCCACAGGATAAAGATGCAGGTGAACCCATCTTGGCCCTTGTTTACATTGCAACGCCACAGAACCCTTCTTACCTTGGCCCAGCATCTGAAGAAGACATTGCAGCTCAAATCATTGTCTCAAGTGGTTGTGCTGGCCATAACATAGAGTACTTGCTGAGACTAGCGGACTTCATGCGCTACTTCTGTCCTCAAGCAGAGGATGAACATCTCTTCTCCATTGAAGAGGCTCTTATTTCTATTCTTCCCTGCCTATACCGCACAGAGGAGTCCCTAGAAGAGACTGCAAATGTCCCTCAGAAGTCCAAGGGCTGAAGCAGAAAACTTGCAGGGTAccagtaaaatggaaataagggAGAAAAATGGGACAGCCTTAATTCCAACAAAATATACTGGACTGGGTAAATAAAGGGAACCTTAGCAAATAGTaggggaggaagtggaggagctgtAAAGCATGTTTGCTATGGGACTTGCAATTAGTATGCCTGCTACACTCCTTACCTGTAACACTAAGATAGCTATTGCTGCTttcctgctggggagcaggggtcTTGGCTGGTAGATAATCTTCTTCTGTAAGGCTTGCTTTGGGGGGTCAAACCTGAAGCATTCactcttttcctctgaaaagaagCTTGTctcttctgtgtacttccttcccttttttcttttcttctttctgaagacCAGTTGAGCAGGACTTGACTGGGCTTAAGCAGTCTATATGTAATTCTACCTCAGGCCGGCAAAGCTGCCTGTGTGGTGGTGGAGACTTGGGCAGGCTCTGCTAAACAAGACCCCCTATTTTCCCCTGTCCCACCTCCACTACAATGACCTGACAGTAAATGTCAGGATTTCTGTGCAATATTGAATGAACTTGCCTCTGTAGGTCCTACTTCCTTATGTTGCAAAGGATCAGATGAATGCACTTATTTTCTAAAATGTCGTGTCTTATTTATTATATGTTGCATGCTCCCTTAGGAGGGATGTCTGAACTGTTTATTTACATGCCACACTGGTATGTGGTTCACATTCAACCTTGCATTTGTGCCTTCTAGTTTTAGATCAGTTTTCTGAGGAACTAAGCCTGCTTTAAAGACAGAAGCTTTTCTCCAAGCCTCACTGACTCTGTGCTGCTACAGTCTTAACTGACTTGATAAGAAGTGGTCCTACCTGTGTGGAAAGTCTGTACTGTCTGCAGGAAAGCTGTCTGGATGCTGCAGCACTCTAACCTTGTGCTGGATAAGCCTATTAGGCTTCAGGATAGTATGGGTTTCTCTAGAAAGCATTTGAAGGTTCTAGTTTCATACCTAGGTGTCTAAGCAATCCCACTTGTATAGTACACTCTCCTTTGACTACAAAGGACTGTGACTGAGCATATTTGCAAGCCTTTGAGTTATCTAGAAGCCTGCTTCCATCATGTTAAACAGGCAATGCTGCAAGCTCAGGCTTTTGAACTTGACATATTAATGTCAACAAAATCCAtagtatttacttaaaaaaaaaaaaaaaaaaaaaagctgctactgCGGCTGTGGCAAAATAGCTTTTGGGAGCTGACTCCTGGGACATATTGACTCCTCCCAAatgtcttttttaattaaaaaaaaaaaaaggatgggggggaagggggctagGAAGTTTGTATTACTGTGGCTTGTATGTATATAAAGCTATACTGTACTGTGCccagtaaaaaacaaaatgacaaaattctAAAGTTTTTTTGTACTCTGGTCTCTCTCATTAGTGATTTTTGCATTCAAACTGACCCTtaataggtttttaaaaataaagtgatgcTGCCATTGTTCCTGTGTATAAAAAATCTCACTGAGCAGCCTCCTTCTGCCAGTTCTATTAGAAGACACCAACTGACCCTTTCCCTTTGAAAAAAGGGGAGTtgaatcattttgttttctcagctttCAGCTCTTGTTGATCCTGGAGTCCAAGTGCTGACAATGGATACAAACCAGGCCTCCTGGCAGTGGAGGTCAGGCATAAAAACGTAATTCTCCCTTGGCAGGTCAAAAGGTTTCTTTTTAAGTGTAACTTGGCATCACTGCTTCCAAGAAGTAATGGCAAAAGGACAAGAAACAGCAACTCACAGCTCAATCTGACTGGAGCAGGGGAGAAAGTTCTTTCCCTTGTCTTGTGCATAATATGGTATGTTCAGGGGTAATGTGTGGTGCCCTTCTGGACTCCTCTAGTCACCACTTGCCTCAACACTGGTACATCATGTTACTTACCAGTATTACCTGCCTTGACTCCTGAGTGATGAAGGAGTGACAGCTAATTGAAACAATTAACTTAGTGCTAATGAAAGAATGTTAGAGAAAACTGAGCTCTTCCTTTTGCTTGAAGGCTCTTGCTTCAACTGAGTAGCTGCGTTTCCCCATGGGAGCTGTAAGCCTGGGGTTCAGTTACAGGAAAATCAAAGACTCAGCCCTTCTAAGGGAGAATACTCAGCAGAAAGCCTCTTCTTGCCCTCTTCTGCTGACAGTGCTGCTCTGAGCGATGTTTTGTTCTCTATGTGAGACCATAAAACATCTTTGGAGTAACTCATGGGCAATTCTGGAGATACTTAGAGATGGGGAATGTCCTGTTGTTACAAGTCTCCTATGAGAGAAAGCAGTACCCACAGTTGATGGGCATTTTTATCATTAAACTGATACTTTGGGGAGAATCTCCCTGAGATAGCTTATGGATGATATGGCCCACTTACAACTGTTAAGCCCTTACCAGGGTGGCTTGCAAACTTCCATTCCTTCCCTAGCTGTCAAGCCTTTGTGGCTTGCCAGTATCCCCCAGCTGGAAAATTACAGGGTTAAAGAATCAACTTACCAGCAAGGAGAATGTTCTCTTAGTACAAGACTACGTGCTCAAATAGCAAAGTATCTCCAGATAAAGCAAAAATATCTTCATACCTTTCCAAAGTTTCAAAGGCACTTAGTCACTTCAGACAGCTAGGAACTGATAGCAGATATGCAATAAGCATCCTGCATTACTATTTCATATGGCCAGCTGGTTTTCATCCCATCTAGGCAGGATTGGTTCCATGATCTTTCATGTAAGCAGTAAAGGACAGGCAGCAAGTGCTTGTGAACAAGTCAGTGGTAGGACTGTTccttcagctgctgtttcttcttttcttgaagaATTATGTATTTTAAGCACAAGTGTAGAGAAGCCTCACTGAACTGCCATTTTTCTCCTGAATGAGCTCTTTGTAGTGATGGTCCAAGAAAGAGAGCCTGTTTTCTTTTCATAGCCCAGCAGGAGTGGCAAAGGCAGCAGCTTCCCTGTTGTCTGCTGTCGTCCTGTCACTGCATCTTATAGCCATTAGGACagacaatgaaatatttcaaaagttcTTTCTTGAGGCCTTTCTTGTGTCCTGTGATTCTGGGAACTAGTCAGGTTTTAGTTGGCTGATGAACTTAGGTTAAGATTCCAAATTTGAATTTTTGGTCACATGAGTGAGGAGAGGCAAAGCCCTGCAACATTTGCTATTTGCCCAGCTAATGTGTTATATGGCTACTCAAAAGATGGGACCAAGGTGTTTTGTCTCTGAAGAACCAAAGTTGTGGAAAATTGCTGCTCGGAGATAGTCGTATGACCTTGTGCTTGTGAGTGCCAGGTCAGTGATAATATGTGAAGACAGTATGCAGTGAGTTCCAGAGTACCCCATACACATTTCACTACAAGCAGCCTCCCCCCACTTCATGTGGCTACTTTAACAGTACTCAATCTAGGCAAAGCAGCACAGCCCAGTGCAGTAAAAAGCTGGATGTGGGCACAAATCTGTGAGCTCTGCCATAGGCCTGAGGGCTAACCTTGGACAAAGCACTTCAACTTTTTTGGAAGAGAGTAATAGTATCAACCCCATGTGCAAAATACTGCTAAGATATCTCTGGAGATGCTTTCATATCTAGTGGCTTCCTCTCTCATTTGCAACTGAGTTCCCTAACAAGCTCGCTCCTATTGGGTCACCTCACGCTAGAAATCAGCTTTCCTGCTTGTAGTGTAAACGTGTTTACCAGCTCTCTCACTTCCCAAGTTTTAAAACACCACAATTCACATGATTTCAGTCCCTTCTTCACTCTTTCCCATTTTCCCACCCAATGGCTCCCACATAACCCTGGGAACGTAGGCCTGATGGTCACCGTTTCTAGAGCACATTAGGTAAGGGCCCACCCAGCTAAATAAAGTAGATGACAACAGTTAATCCAATCCTGGCCTCCATATGTATAAAGCACTCCCAAGTGCACATGGTCTTTACTaggacaggagaaaggaaaaagatactCAAGAATGTTTAAAAGATTCAAGGAAgatgaaaatagaagaaaaaggctCTGTCTTTCAGATGCTACCATATCACATTATTTCCAAGTACAGTGTTGAAAACCAAGGAGACCTCATGCAGTAGATCACCATTAGGATGATTCCAGCTTTGGTAAAAATGAGATCCTGTCATGTAAATATAGATAACTGTAGTTTAAATATAATATCACCCAACTGTAAACTTGCCTAACCGATGCTCCATGCCCTTTTCTAGATGAGACTTAGGATTCAAAAATCAATGAGATTGCCTCTCACTGGGGaggaggaaaatatgaaaaaagacaaaactcTCATTTGTGGTTGATCACAGTACTGGGACAGGGTTCAGAGAAGCAGGGAGGATGTAGGAGAGGACAGTGACCTGGGAGAGGGGTAGGGAACAGACCAGTATTCCTTGTTTGGGTATTCAAGCAGCCAGCAGTTTGGTCAGGTCTCCTTGAGGAGAACATACACTTGAGCATACAGAAAATGGGGCCAGCACAGACTCTTAAGACTATCAAAGCGCCAGAGCAGGCTGTCAGtcccagcaggagcagggagctcaaGGGGAGGGACGCTGCTGCGGGGGACTCACCTACA from Struthio camelus isolate bStrCam1 chromosome 5, bStrCam1.hap1, whole genome shotgun sequence includes the following:
- the CHAC1 gene encoding glutathione-specific gamma-glutamylcyclotransferase 1 isoform X2, which encodes MPGDSLPAEELLGRPELAPPPRQADGAELKAPLWIFGYGSLVWRPGFEFTSRKVGFIRGYSRRFWQGDTFHRGSAKTACTWGVAYEVCGEQIAASLQYLNMREAVLGGYDTKLVKFHPQDKDAGEPILALVYIATPQNPSYLGPASEEDIAAQIIVSSGCAGHNIEYLLRLADFMRYFCPQAEDEHLFSIEEALISILPCLYRTEESLEETANVPQKSKG
- the CHAC1 gene encoding glutathione-specific gamma-glutamylcyclotransferase 1 isoform X1, with the protein product MPGDSLPAEELLGRPELAPPPRQADGAELKAPLWIFGYGSLVWRPGFEFTSRKVGFIRGYSRRFWQGDTFHRGSAKTPGRVVTLLEDCGACTWGVAYEVCGEQIAASLQYLNMREAVLGGYDTKLVKFHPQDKDAGEPILALVYIATPQNPSYLGPASEEDIAAQIIVSSGCAGHNIEYLLRLADFMRYFCPQAEDEHLFSIEEALISILPCLYRTEESLEETANVPQKSKG